A portion of the Manihot esculenta cultivar AM560-2 chromosome 2, M.esculenta_v8, whole genome shotgun sequence genome contains these proteins:
- the LOC110609894 gene encoding asparagine synthetase [glutamine-hydrolyzing] 1 isoform X2, whose protein sequence is MCGILAVLGCSDDSQAKRVRVLELSRRLKHRGPDWSGLYQHGDCYLAHQRLAIIDPASGDQPLFNEDKAIVVTVNGEIYNHEELRQRLPNHKFRTGSDCDVIAHLYEEYGENFVDMLDGMFSFVLLDTRDNSFIVARDAIGITSLYIGWGLDGSIWISSELKGLNDDCEHFECFPPGHLYSSKLGGLRQWYNPPWFSETIPSTPYDPLALRHAFENAVIKRLMTDVPFGVLLSGGLDSSLVASITARHLAGTKAAKQWGAQLHSFCVGLEGSPDLKAAKEVADYLGTVHHEFHFTVQDGIDAIEDVIYHIETYDVTTIRASTPMFLMARKIKALGVKMVISGEGSDEIFGGYLYFHKAPNKEEFHRETCRKIKPEQGRIEKWVLRRAFDDEERPYLPKHILYRQKEQFSDGVGYSWIDGLKAHAAQHVTDKMMQNAVHIFPHNTPTTKEAYYYRMIFERFFPQNSARLTVPGGASVACSTAKAVEWDAAWSKNLDPSGRAALGVHLSAYDPQVAAASAGIVTPNILDSMPRMMEISTPGLTISS, encoded by the exons ATGTGTGGAATACTTGCTGTTCTTGGTTGCTCCGATGATTCTCAGGCCAAAAGGGTTCGCGTCCTTGAGCTTTCTCGCAG ATTGAAGCACCGTGGCCCAGATTGGAGTGGGCTCTATCAGCATGGGGACTGCTATTTGGCTCATCAACGCTTAGCCATTATTGATCCTGCTTCTGGGGATCAACCCCTTTTTAATGAAGACAAAGCCATCGTCGTCacg GTGAATGGAGAGATTTACAACCATGAAGAGTTGAGGCAGCGTTTGCCTAATCACAAGTTCAGAACGGGCAGTGATTGTGATGTAATTGCTCATCTG TATGAAGAATATGGGGAAAATTTTGTGGACATGTTGGATGGAATGTTTTCCTTCGTCCTTCTTGATACTCGTGACAATAGTTTCATTGTTGCTCGTGATGCTATTGGGATCACCTCCCTCTATATTGGTTGGGGTCTTGATG GTTCCATTTGGATCTCATCTGAATTGAAAGGTCTGAATGATGACTGTGAACATTTTGAGTGCTTTCCACCTGGGCATTTGTATTCCAGCAAGTTAGGTGGATTAAGGCAGTGGTATAATCCACCTTGGTTTTCTGAGACTATTCCCTCAACCCCTTATGATCCGCTTGCTCTAAGACATGCATTTGAAAAC GCTGTAATTAAAAGACTGATGACTGATGTGCCTTTTGGAGTTCTGCTTTCTGGGGGTCTGGATTCATCTCTGGTGGCCTCAATCACGGCTCGCCACTTGGCAGGTACAAAGGCAGCTAAGCAATGGGGAGCTCAGCTGCATTCTTTCTGTGTTGGCCTAGAG GGTTCACCAGATCTGAAGGCTGCAAAAGAAGTTGCAGATTATTTGGGTACTGTTCACCATGAATTTCATTTCACTGTTCAG GATGGTATTGATGCAATTGAAGATGTAATATACCAtattgaaacatatgatgtcaCAACTATAAGAGCAAGCACCCCTATGTTTCTTATGGCTCGGAAGATTAAGGCGCTTGGAGTGAAGATGGTCATTTCTGGTGAAGGTTCGGATGAGATTTTTGGTGGTTATTTGTACTTCCACAAGGCACCTAATAAGGAAGAGTTTCACCGAGAAACATGTCGAAAG ATTAAACCAGAACAAGGACGCATTGAAAAATGGGTTCTCAGGAGAGCTTTTGATGATGAGGAACGTCCCTATCTGCCCAAG CATATCCTATACAGGCAGAAAGAACAATTCAGTGATGGTGTTGGCTATAGTTGGATTGATGGACTCAAAGCTCACGCTGCACAACAT GTGACAGATAAGATGATGCAAAATGCTGTGCACATCTTCCCTCATAATACTCCTACTACAAAGGAAGCCTACTACTACAGAATGATTTTTGAGAGGTTCTTTCCACAG AACTCAGCCAGGCTGACTGTTCCTGGAGGAGCAAGCGTAGCATGCAGCACGGCCAAAGCTGTCGAATGGGATGCTGCGTGGTCGAAAAATCTTGATCCTTCTGGCAGGGCTGCATTAGGTGTCCACCTATCAGCTTATGACCCACAGGTAGCTGCTGCAAGTGCAGGAATAGTTACACCAAACATCTTAGATAGCATGCCACGGATGATGGAGATTAGCACTCCAGGGCTGACTATCTCAAGCTAG
- the LOC110609894 gene encoding asparagine synthetase [glutamine-hydrolyzing] 1 isoform X1 — protein sequence MCGILAVLGCSDDSQAKRVRVLELSRRLKHRGPDWSGLYQHGDCYLAHQRLAIIDPASGDQPLFNEDKAIVVTVNGEIYNHEELRQRLPNHKFRTGSDCDVIAHLYEEYGENFVDMLDGMFSFVLLDTRDNSFIVARDAIGITSLYIGWGLDGSIWISSELKGLNDDCEHFECFPPGHLYSSKLGGLRQWYNPPWFSETIPSTPYDPLALRHAFENAVIKRLMTDVPFGVLLSGGLDSSLVASITARHLAGTKAAKQWGAQLHSFCVGLEGSPDLKAAKEVADYLGTVHHEFHFTVQDGIDAIEDVIYHIETYDVTTIRASTPMFLMARKIKALGVKMVISGEGSDEIFGGYLYFHKAPNKEEFHRETCRKIKALHQYDCLRANKATSAWGLEARVPFLDKEFINVAMAIDPEWKMIKPEQGRIEKWVLRRAFDDEERPYLPKHILYRQKEQFSDGVGYSWIDGLKAHAAQHVTDKMMQNAVHIFPHNTPTTKEAYYYRMIFERFFPQNSARLTVPGGASVACSTAKAVEWDAAWSKNLDPSGRAALGVHLSAYDPQVAAASAGIVTPNILDSMPRMMEISTPGLTISS from the exons ATGTGTGGAATACTTGCTGTTCTTGGTTGCTCCGATGATTCTCAGGCCAAAAGGGTTCGCGTCCTTGAGCTTTCTCGCAG ATTGAAGCACCGTGGCCCAGATTGGAGTGGGCTCTATCAGCATGGGGACTGCTATTTGGCTCATCAACGCTTAGCCATTATTGATCCTGCTTCTGGGGATCAACCCCTTTTTAATGAAGACAAAGCCATCGTCGTCacg GTGAATGGAGAGATTTACAACCATGAAGAGTTGAGGCAGCGTTTGCCTAATCACAAGTTCAGAACGGGCAGTGATTGTGATGTAATTGCTCATCTG TATGAAGAATATGGGGAAAATTTTGTGGACATGTTGGATGGAATGTTTTCCTTCGTCCTTCTTGATACTCGTGACAATAGTTTCATTGTTGCTCGTGATGCTATTGGGATCACCTCCCTCTATATTGGTTGGGGTCTTGATG GTTCCATTTGGATCTCATCTGAATTGAAAGGTCTGAATGATGACTGTGAACATTTTGAGTGCTTTCCACCTGGGCATTTGTATTCCAGCAAGTTAGGTGGATTAAGGCAGTGGTATAATCCACCTTGGTTTTCTGAGACTATTCCCTCAACCCCTTATGATCCGCTTGCTCTAAGACATGCATTTGAAAAC GCTGTAATTAAAAGACTGATGACTGATGTGCCTTTTGGAGTTCTGCTTTCTGGGGGTCTGGATTCATCTCTGGTGGCCTCAATCACGGCTCGCCACTTGGCAGGTACAAAGGCAGCTAAGCAATGGGGAGCTCAGCTGCATTCTTTCTGTGTTGGCCTAGAG GGTTCACCAGATCTGAAGGCTGCAAAAGAAGTTGCAGATTATTTGGGTACTGTTCACCATGAATTTCATTTCACTGTTCAG GATGGTATTGATGCAATTGAAGATGTAATATACCAtattgaaacatatgatgtcaCAACTATAAGAGCAAGCACCCCTATGTTTCTTATGGCTCGGAAGATTAAGGCGCTTGGAGTGAAGATGGTCATTTCTGGTGAAGGTTCGGATGAGATTTTTGGTGGTTATTTGTACTTCCACAAGGCACCTAATAAGGAAGAGTTTCACCGAGAAACATGTCGAAAG ATAAAGGCCCTTCATCAGTATGACTGCTTGAGAGCTAACAAAGCAACCTCTGCATGGGGTCTGGAAGCTCGAGTGCCCTTCTTAGATAAGGAATTTATTAACGTTGCTATGGCTATAGATCCTGAGTGGAAAATG ATTAAACCAGAACAAGGACGCATTGAAAAATGGGTTCTCAGGAGAGCTTTTGATGATGAGGAACGTCCCTATCTGCCCAAG CATATCCTATACAGGCAGAAAGAACAATTCAGTGATGGTGTTGGCTATAGTTGGATTGATGGACTCAAAGCTCACGCTGCACAACAT GTGACAGATAAGATGATGCAAAATGCTGTGCACATCTTCCCTCATAATACTCCTACTACAAAGGAAGCCTACTACTACAGAATGATTTTTGAGAGGTTCTTTCCACAG AACTCAGCCAGGCTGACTGTTCCTGGAGGAGCAAGCGTAGCATGCAGCACGGCCAAAGCTGTCGAATGGGATGCTGCGTGGTCGAAAAATCTTGATCCTTCTGGCAGGGCTGCATTAGGTGTCCACCTATCAGCTTATGACCCACAGGTAGCTGCTGCAAGTGCAGGAATAGTTACACCAAACATCTTAGATAGCATGCCACGGATGATGGAGATTAGCACTCCAGGGCTGACTATCTCAAGCTAG